In one Arachis duranensis cultivar V14167 chromosome 9, aradu.V14167.gnm2.J7QH, whole genome shotgun sequence genomic region, the following are encoded:
- the LOC107464594 gene encoding uncharacterized mitochondrial protein AtMg00810-like, whose translation MATTDSEEANEELRTQLEEDENISSGFTASQREVLLALLNKHEVKNIYSTNQIVTQQRSHPHQELDALEHLQTWQITSLPPREKAIGYKWVFKLKHNPDGSIERHKARLVAKDDVVLVGNDLVKIDSIKALLNACFKIKDIGDLKFFLGIEVARSKQGVALYQRKYALDLLREAGFEDCKPISNPMDYNVKLTKDVGSSLPDNAEYRKLIGKLLYLTNTRPNISFAVRKLSQFLDKPTDLHLRAAHRILRYIKSVPAKGLFFPSQSDLHVTGFSDSDWAACPDSRRSITAYCFYIGSSIVS comes from the exons ATGGCCACAACAGATTCTGAGGAAGCAAATGAAGAGCTCAGGACACAGTTAGAAGAGGATGAAAATATTAGCTCTGGATTTACTGCAAGTCAAAGAGAAGTCTTATTAGCACTTTTAAACAAACATGAGGTAAAGAATATTTATAGCACAAACCAGATTGTGACACAGCAGAGATCACACCCTCATCAAG AACTTGATGCCTTGGAGCATCTTCAGACATGGCAAATTACTTCCCTTCCACCTAGAGAAAAGGCCATCGGGTATAAATGGgttttcaaactcaaacataacCCGGATGGCAGCATAGAGAGGCACAAGGCAAGATTGGTTGCCAAAG ATGATGTGGTTCTAGTTGGAAATGATCTAGTTAAGATTGACTCCATTAAAGCACTACTAAATGCTTGTTTCAAAATTAAAGACATTGGTGacctgaaattttttttgggaaTAGAAGTTGCTCGAAGCAAACAGGGAGTTGCATTATACCAAAGGAAATATGCTTTGGACTTGCTAAGAGAAGCTGGTTTTGAGGACTGCAAACCTATCTCAAATCCTATGGATTACAATGTCAAGTTGACAAAAGATGTGGGGAGTTCCTTACCTGATAATGCTGAATACAGAAAACTGATTGGTAAACTATTGTACTTGACAAATACCAGACCCAACATTAGCTTTGCAGTTAGAAAATTGAGTCAATTTCTGGACAAACCTACTGATTTACATCTCAGGGCTGCTCATCGTATCTTAAGGTACATTAAATCTGTACCAGCAAAGggccttttctttccttctcagtCTGATTTGCATGTTACAGGCTTTAGCGATTCGGATTGGGCTGCTTGCCCGGACTCGAGAAGGTCCATAACTGCATATTGCTTTTACATTGGAAGCTCAATTGTCTCTTGA